The segment GACGACCTGCGCCCTGATGTCGTCGTTGGAGGGATTCAGAATCTTCACCGCGACGCGCCTGGCCAGCTGCGGATCGATCGCCCGGTAGACGCACGACATGCCGCCCTGCCCGCAGAGCGACTCGAGCAGATAACGCTCGAACCGCATCGGCACACGCAGCACCGTCCCGCACTCGGGGCAGGCGACCTTGCTGAACGGCTCAAGCCCGGTCATATCGAGCTTGGCCTTGCAGCCGCGGCAGAACACCTTGATCGGCTCTTCCCCTTCAGTTTGCGGCATATCCGTACTCCTCCGCCACCATGTGGTCGAACAGGTCGACCGGACCGACCGGGCGCTCCTGCGAAAGCACCTCGAACCTCAGGTCGGTACGCCCGAGCTCGCGCAGCTTCGTCTCGAACAGATTCCGGACCAGCTCCGGGCAATTGCATTCGCTCGACAGATGGGCGAGCATCAGCACCGAAGTCCGCGGCGTCAGCAGCTCCTCGAGCGCCTTCAGCGCAACCACGTTGTCGAGATGGCCGTGGCGGCCGAGAATGCGGCGTTTCAGGTAGATCTGCCGATCCGAATCGCGCAGCATCTTCGCGTCGTAGTTGCTCTCGAGGATCAGCGCGCTGCAGTCGCAGAGCCGCTGCCGGGCCAGCGCGTTGACGTCCCCGAGGTCTGTGGCGATGCCGACCGTGCAGCCGCCGCGCCGGATCACGAAACCGACCGGACAGACCGCATCGTGCTGCACCGCGAACGGAGAGATTTCGAAGCCGGCGATATGGAAATCCTGCCCCGGTTCGAACTCAAGCACGCGGTCGGGAAGCTTGCCCTTCCGTTTCAGGTAGGCCGCAGTCGGCCCCGCCGCGCAGAGCGGAATCGACAACTCGTTGCAGAAGACCCGGCACCCCTTCGAATGATCGTCGTGCTCGTGGGTCAGGAGCGCGGCACGGATTCCGGAAGGGTCGATCCCGAGCTTTTCCATGCGGCAGCGGAGTTCCTTCCGCGAAAACCCCATGTCGACGATAACCGCTCCTTCCTCGCAGGAGAGAACGAGGGCATTGCCCCGGCTCCCGCTGCCGAGCACACTCAACTTGACCATGACTGAAATTTGTCCCGATTTTCTGAAAAACCGCCGGATATCGGCGAATTTTGTTTTTTTAACGAAAAAATACTGTTTCCGGCTGGAAAAATACCATTTTCAAATTTAAATTCTATTCGGGCAAAAAGCAAATGTTTTTCGCCTGAAAGCGCAAGTTTTTTCAACCATTGTTCATAATATACCGCCATGTCCGGAAATCAGCAAACATTAAGTACAACTTTACGGCAGGAACAGCAGCTCTCGGCGCGTCAGCTCCAGAGCCTCGAACTGTTGAACCTGCCGCTGCTCGAACTCGAAGAACGGCTGATGCAGGCGATGGCGGCCAATCCGCTGCTGGAGGCGGAAAGCGCCGACGACCTGCCGGAACCCGAGCCCCCCGCCCCGGCCGAAGCCGAGGACGAGGCGAACTTCGATGCAGAAGCGGCCGAGGCCGACGAATGGCGCGACGACCTGCCGCTGCCCTCCGACAACTGCGCCCGGGACGACGACGCCGAACGCCGCGAATATCTGCTCAACTCGCTGACCGATGCGCCGACGCTGCAGGAACAACTGCTGCAGGAGCTGGCGCTTTCGGACGCACCCGCGAACCTGCGGCGGGTCGGCGCCGAGATCATCGGCGGCATCGACGACTCCGGCTATCTGCGCAGCACCGTGCCGGACATCGCAATGTCCACCGGCGAGCCGGTCGAAGTCGTCGAAAAAGCGCTCGAGCTCGTGCAGGGATTCGATCCGCCCGGCGTCGGCTGCCGTGACCTTCCCGAATGCCTGAAGCTCCAGCTCAGGCGCAAGAACGCGCTGACCCCGGTGCTTGAAGAGATTCTCGACCACCACCTCGAGGAGATCGCCCGGAATCATCTGCCGCAACTGGCCAGAACGCTCCGGATTTCGCTCGACGAACTTTACGGCTGTCTCGGGGAGCTGCGCAAACTCTCCCCTTTTCCGGGTTCGGCCCTCGCGCCGGAGCACTCCGAATTCGTGGCGCCCGAAGTCGAAATCGTGAAATCCGGCGACGGCTATGCGGTACACTCCTGCAAGGGCGCCGCGCCGCGCCTGTTCCTGGCGGAGCGCTATCTTAAAATGCTCGAAACGCCGGATCTCTCCGGCGAGGATCGCGCCTATCTGCGCGAAAAGCTCCAGCAGGCCAGGGACCTCATGCGCGCGCTCGAACTGCGCCAGAGCACGATCGTCCGCATCGCGGAGGTCATCGCCCGGACGCAGCGCGATTTCCTCGCGGAAGGCGTCGAGGCGCTGCATCCGCTGACCATGCGGCAGGTCGGCGAGGAACTCGAACTGCACGAGACCACGATCAGCCGGGCGGTGGCCAATAAATATGTCCGTACGCCTCAGGGGATTTTCCCGCTGAAATTCTTTTTCAGCGCCGGCTTCACCTCCGAAGACGGCGCCGAGTTGTCGAACCGGGCGGTCATGGAGAAAATCCGCGAGCTGATCCAGAAGGAGCCCCCGGCCAAACCGCTCTCCGACGAACAGCTCGCGCAAATGCTGAAGGCCGGCGGCATCGCCGTTGCCCGGCGCACGGTCGCCAAATACCGCGAAGCGCTCGGAATTCCGTCGTCGAACCTGCGCCGGCAGCACATCTGACCCCCGTCCCGGCCAACATGAAAGGAGCATGCTGCCTGATGAAAGAAAACAAATACGACGACGAGACGTTTTTCGGCAAATACAGCCGGATGGCCCGGTCGACCGAAGGACTGCGCGGAGCCGGGGAGTGGCATGAATTGCGCAAACTCCTTCCTGACTTCCGCGGCAAGCGCATCCTCGACCTTGGTTGCGGCTTCGGCTGGCACTGCCAATACGCAATCGAGCACGGTGCAACATCAGCGGTCGGCATCGACATTTCGCAAAAAATGCTGGATGAAGCCCGGCGGAAGTTCCCATCGCCGGCCATCCGTTTCCTCCGCATGCCGATCGAAGATTACGACTACCCGCCGGAACAGTTTGACGCGGTGCTGAGTTCCCTTGCATTCCACTACATCGAATCGTTCGACGACATCTGCCGCAAGGTCGCCCGGACTCTCTTGCCGGGCGGCAGTTTCGTCTTCTCGGCAGAGCACCCCGTCTTTACGGCCGAGGGCAGCCAGCAGTGGATTCGCGGCGATGCGGGTGAACCGCTCCACTGGCCGGTTGACAACTACTATATCGAAGGGAAACGCAGTGCCGTCTTCCTCGGCGAGCCGGTCGCCAAATATCACCGGACGCTGACCGCCTACGTGAACGGCCTGCTGGCGGCCGGCTTTGAAATCACAGGGCTGGTCGAACCGCAGCCCGAAGCGGCGCTGCTCGACACCGTGCCGGGCATGCGCGACGAACTGCGCCGCCCGATGATGCTGATCCTCTCGGCCGTCAGGAAGCAGGCCTGACCGCCGGCTTCTGCATGATGAATCCCGCCAGACAGGAACAGACGCCCCTTCCGACATCGGGAACGAAGTAATTCAGGCGGATTCCGGTTTCGCGTTCTGGTGAACCGCTGTGCGGGAACTGCCGATCCGGAGATTCCGCCGCCATTCGCGTCTCTCCCCCCCGATCCGGATTCACGCAGCCTCCGGGCAGATACGCCGCGGGACCCGAAGGGGGACGAATGCCCCCTCCGAGTCCCGCAGAACAGTCAAAAACTTACTTCTTGATGCGCCAGTCGAGGGCGCCGACCGGACAGGCGTTGATGCATTCGCCGCATTCAGCGCAGCTGTCGGGGAAGCCCTTGTCGAAGGCGGTTCCGACGCAGGTGAAGAATCCGCGCTTCTTGGGCGACAGGAGAGTCCGGTTGACGACCTCCTTGCAGACCTTCACGCAGACGCCGCATTTGATGCATTTGCCGCGGTCCTGAATGATGGACGGGTGGCGGATGTCATAGCTGACCGGCAGACGCTTGCCCTTGATCGCGTCGGCCTTGCAGCCGTAGGTATCGCCATGCTCGCGGAGTTTGCAGTCCTTCTTATCGGTGCAGCTGCATTCGATGCAGCGCTGCCCTTCGTGCATGATCTGCTCCTTCGTCATGGTCGCCGCGACCTCCTTGAAGGAGTTCTTGCGCAGCTCGAGGCTGATGAGCTTCTGCTGCTCGCGCGGGTCTTCGGAGACGTCGTCGCGCAGGAAAACGAGGTCCTCCTTCGCGAGATTCTGCCACTTGCCGCGGCTGACGTAGACGGTATGCTCCACAGGAAGCTCCCTGCCGAGCAGCTCATTCGCAATTTCGAGCGCGGCCTGGCGGCCCGAGGCGACGCCTTCGACCACGGTTGCCGCACCGGAGAGACAGTCGCCGGCGGCATAAAGCCTGTCGCCGAAGCAGCAGCTGTTCTCCTTGACGTCGACGTTGCGGAAACGGTTGGTCGGGATGCCGTCCGGAACGACGGTCCCCTGCCCGATCGCCGCGATGATGGTGTCGGCTTCGGTCTCGAATTCGCTGCCCGGAATTTCAACCGGCTTGCGGCGCCCGGAGGCGTCGGGTTCGCCGAGCTCCATGCGGCGGCAGGTCATGACCAGCCGGCCGTTCCGCTTTTCGACCTTGACCGGGGCGACGAGGAAATGGAAATTCACACCCTCTTCACGCGCCTCGTGAATCTCGATCTTCTCAGCCGGCATTTCGGCCTCGGTACGGCGGTAGAAGCAGTTCACGTCGGGGCTGCCGAGGCGAACGCTCGTGCGCACGCAGTCCATGGCGGTATTGCCGCCGCCGACCACGATGACCTTGCCCGGGTTCGGCGCCGAGTTGCCGTTGGAGGCGACTTCGTACAGGAACTCGATGCCCTGCTTCGCCAGCTCCTCGCCCTCGCAGCGGAGACCGGAAGCTTTCCAGCAGCCGACCGCGACGACGACCGCGTCAAACTTGCTCTTCAGCTCGTCGAGCGAAAGGTTTTCGCCGAGTTTTCTGCCGAATTCGAACTTGACGCCCATCTTCGGAAAGTGCGCGAGCTCGCGGTCGAGCGTCGCCTTCGGCAGACGGTATTCGGGAATGCCGTAACGCAGCATGCCGCCGGCCTTCGGCTGGGCTTCGAAAATCGTCGATTCGATCCCCTCGAGACGCAGATAGTACGCGGCGGAAAGTCCGCCCGGCCCCGCGCCGACGATCGCGACCTTCTTCCCGGTGAGCTCCGGAAGCTCTTCCATGTACTCATCGTAATAAAGGTCGGCCGCAAGGCGCTTGAAATCGTTGATCGCGACCGGCTCGCCGTAGACATTGCGGCGGCAGTCCTTTTCGCAGAAACGCGGGCAGACGCGGCCGATCGACATCGGCAGCGGAATCCGCTTCTTGATGATCTGCAGACTGTGCAGGAATTCACCCTTGCGGCCGGCGCGGACATACTCTTCGACATTCGCATGGGCCGGACAGGCCATCGTGCACGGCGCCTCGCAGTCACCGGTGTGCTCGGAGAGCAGGAGCGACAGCGCGGTCTTGCGCATATCCAGCACTTCGGGACTCGACGCCTCGATCTCCTGCCCCGGAGCGGGCACCGCGGCGCAGCTCGGCATATACCGGCCGGTCTTCCTGTCACGGACCACGCAGACGAAGCAGCTGGTGGTTTTGGAGATACGGCTTTCGCGGCAGAGCGTCGGAATCTTAATTCCGTTCGCGGTCGCAACTTCAAGGATGGTCTGGCCGGGTTCCGCCGTAACCGTCCGGCCGTCCAGAATAAATTCGATGCTCATTGTTCGGAACCTTTCTTGACCCGGTGAATGGTCTTCTTGGGGCAGACGTCCTTGCAGGCGTTGCAGCGGGTGCATTTGTCGTTGTCGATCACGAAATCGTCGGAAATCGCGCCGACCGGACAAGTCTTGATGCAGAGCTTGCACTTGATGCAGTTCGTCTTGTCGAGGTACATGTCGACGAGCGCGTTGCACTGCAGCGCGTCACACTGATGATCCTTCACGTGCGCTTCGTACTCATGCCGGTAATAGCGCAGCGTGGCGAGAACCGGGTTCGGCGCGGTCTGTCCGAGGCCGCAGAGCGATCCCATGCGGATCTTCGGGCCGATATCTTCGAGGAATTCGAGGTCGGCCATCTCGCCCTTGCCGGCGACGATGCGCTCGAGCGTCTCGAACATACGGGTCGTGCCGACGCGGCAGAACGTGCATTTGCCGCAGCTTTCCCGGTGCGTGAAGTCGAGGAAGTAACGCGCGGTCTCGACCATGCAGCGGTCCTTGCCGATCACGATCATGCCGCCGGAACCCATGATGGCGCCGAGCTTCTTGAGCGAGTCGTAGTCGACCGGCGTATCGAAAAGCTCGACCGGGATGCAGCCGCCGGAAGGACCGCCGGTCTGGACCGCCTTGACCTTCTCCGGGTCCGCGCCGCCGATATCGAAAACGATTTCGCGCAGCGTGGTCCCCATCGGAACCTCGACCAGACCCGGATTCTTCAGGTCGCCGGCCAGCGCGAAAAGCTTGGTTCCCTTGCTGCCTTCGGTGCCGATCGAAGCGAACGCCGCCGCTCCCTCGCGCAGAATCAGCGGAACGTTGCCGAAAGTTTCGACGTTGTTGATCATCGACGGATGGCCCTGCCAGCCGCGGTCGGTCGGGAACGGCGGGCGGAAACGCGGCGTGCCGCGCTGCCCTTCGAGCGACGCGATGAGCGCGGTCTCTTCGCCGCAGACGAAAGCGCCGGCTCCCTCCTTGATGATGATCTCAAGCTCGCGCCCGGCGATGACATTGAGCTTGTGCTCCTGAATCTGGGCGATGGCGATCTTCAGGTGCTTGATCGCCATCGGATACTCGGCGCGGCAGTAGATGAAAAGCTTGGTCGCGCCGGTCGCATAAGCCGCGATCAGCATCCCCTCGAGAACCTGGTGCGGAACCGATTCCATCAGCGAACGGTCCATGAACGCGCCCGGGTCGCCCTCGTCGGCGTTGCAGATCAGAATCTTCTCGGGCGTATCCTTCGCCGCGAGGAAGCTCCACTTCGTGCCGGTCGGGAAACCGCCGCCCCCGCGGCCGCGCAGGCCCGAAAGCTTGACTTCGTTCACTACCTCGGCCGGCGTCATCGACAGCGCCCGCTTGAGCCCGTCATAGCCGCCGTTCTCGACGTAATCCTCGAAGCGGGTCGGGTCGATCCGCCCGGCCAGCGCCAGAACCTTGATCAGCTCCTTCGCCTTGCGCGCCGGCGGAATCTCGAACCGGTCCTTCTCGCCGAGCGAAAGAATATTGTCGATATAGCCGTTTTCGGCCTTCACATTGCGGTAAAAAACCGAATCCCCGCCGTCGAGCACGACTTCGACCATCGGCTCGGCATAGCAGTGCCCGAGACAGCCGGTGCCTTCGACCGGAACCGATTCGGAACGGGAACGCAGGAGTTCGAGCACCGCATCGGCGCCCGCGGCCACGCCGCAGCTTGCGACGCCGACCCGGATCTTCTTGATTTTCGCCTGGCTCATTTGTTCTCGTACTCCTTCAGGATTTTGATCATGCTCTTGCGGTCGAGCTTCCCGTAGACACGGCCGTTGACGCTCATCACGGGAGCGAGGCTGCAGCAGCCGAGGCAGGCGACGGTTTCGAGGGAGAAGTGTCCGCGCGCATCGGTTTCGCCCGACTTGATGCCGAGCTCGCGGGTCAGCCACTCCTCGACCTGGGTCGAACCCTTGATATGGCAGGCGGTGCCGTCACAGACCGCAATCTTGTATTTACCCGGCTTGACCCGTTTGAACTGAGCGTAGAAGCTCAACACGCCCTCGACCTCGACCACCGGGATGCCGAAGTAGTCGGCGATCGCGACGATGCTTTCGTCGGAGACGTAACCTTCGACCCCCTGAACCGCCTGCAACCCCTTGATGAGGTTCGACGGCTCCCGGCCGACCTTCTCCAGAAACGCGTACTTTTGATTCATTACCCTTTGAAACTCCTGTTTCACCTATTCCGGAAGCGGACCGCCGGGCACGGCAGCCCCCTCCCTACTGCATTTTAGATTGTCTGCAACTACCTTTTCTGGACCGCGAGAACGCCTTCGCGCCCGGGAAATTCGGCGAGCTCCATCTCGCCCTCCGGCGCCTCATCCTTCACGCGGGCCGCAAGCTCGCCGAGCGGAATCACCTCGTACCCCGCCGCGATCACCCGCGTCAGATACTCGTCGAACATCGGCGCACATTTGCCGCCCTCGGCCTCCGCATGGACGGTCAGCACATTCGGGCGCTCTTCGGAGAGCAGCCCGATCTGGCGGTCATTGTAATTTTCGTTCGTGACCCCGTCGCGCCCGAGCGCTTCGTCATAAGTCGGCAGCGTGACCGGAATCTGAAGCTGCCCGAGCCGCTTCCCGTCCACCACCGGGTAGAACGGAGAGACGCCGCGGCAGTCGCTGTTGTACTCGAACGGAAAGCGCATCTTGACCTCGAGCAGCTGCGCATTGGCCCGCCACCCCGGCGCGGCGCTGGTCCGCACGATTCCGCCGGTCACCCCGGCCAGGAAAGCGAGCCCCTTCTCAAGCTCGTTCGCCATTTCGGCCGCGCTCATCTTCATGAGCTTCGCCTGCGCCTTGTGGTGATCCCAGGCGTGAAAGCCGATCTCGTGGCCGGCCTCCATCGTGCTGCGGATCACATCCGCATATTTCTTCCCGATCTTCGGTCCGGGCCAGGCGGTTCCCATCAGGATGATTTCGGGTCCGTAGAGCCCGGCCGCGTCGGTACGCAGCATCTTCCAGAGGAACGACGGTTTCAGCAGCCGCCACAAATGGCGGCCCATGTTGTCCGGTCCGACCGAAAAGTAAAACGTCCCTCGGACGCCGTGTTTCTTCAATATCCCGCAGAGACGCGGAACGCCGCGGCCGGTGCCGCGGCAGGTATCCACATCGATGCGGAGCGCAATCGTTTTCATCGCCGCTCAGTCGAGGTTGAATTCGCCGGACTTGATCGCTTCGGCCAGGAAGAAGTCGAGCGTGGTTTCGATCGACTCCTCAAGCTGGATTTTCGGCTCCCAGCCGAGCAGCCGCTTCGCGTTTTTGATCGACGGAACCCGGTGCTGCACATCCTGATAGCCCTTGCCGTAGAACGCGCCCGACTCAACCACGAGATAACCCGCAAACGGCGGGAACTTCGAACGCAGCGGATGCTTGTCGAACTTCTCGACGAGCATTTCGGCCATCGCCTTGATGCTCGCCTCGTTCTCGGGATTGCCGATGTTGATGATCGCGCCGGCGCACTTGTTGTCCTTGTTCTCGATGATCCGGAAAAGCGCTTCGATTCCTTCGGAGATGTCCACGAAGCAGCGCTTCTGTTCGCCGCCGTCGATGAGCTGAATCGGAGACCCCTGCACGAGATTCAGGATCAGCTGCGTGATCGCGCGGGACGAACCGATGCGGGCGCTGGTCAGGCTGTCGAGCCGGGGTCCGATCCAGTTGAACGGACGGAACAGCGTGAACTGCAGCTGCCCCTTCGCTCCGTAGGCCCAGATCACGCGGTCGAGCAGCTGCTTGCTGGTCGAGTAGATCCAGCGCTGCATGCGGATCGGGCCGGTGACCAGCTTCGAGTTGTCCTCGTCGAACTGCGGGTCCTGGCACATGCCGTAGACCTCGCTGGTGGACGGGAAGATGATCCGCTTGTTGTATTTCACGCAATAACGCACGATCCGCAGATTCTCCTCGAAGTCGAGTTCGAAGACGCGCAGCGGATTGCGGGTGTACTCGATCGGCGTCGCGATGGCGACCAGCGGCAGGATGATGTCGCATTTGCGGATGTGGTACTCGATCCATTCGCGGTGGATCGAGATGTCGCCCTCGCGGAAGTGAAACCCT is part of the Victivallis lenta genome and harbors:
- the rpoN gene encoding RNA polymerase factor sigma-54; the protein is MSGNQQTLSTTLRQEQQLSARQLQSLELLNLPLLELEERLMQAMAANPLLEAESADDLPEPEPPAPAEAEDEANFDAEAAEADEWRDDLPLPSDNCARDDDAERREYLLNSLTDAPTLQEQLLQELALSDAPANLRRVGAEIIGGIDDSGYLRSTVPDIAMSTGEPVEVVEKALELVQGFDPPGVGCRDLPECLKLQLRRKNALTPVLEEILDHHLEEIARNHLPQLARTLRISLDELYGCLGELRKLSPFPGSALAPEHSEFVAPEVEIVKSGDGYAVHSCKGAAPRLFLAERYLKMLETPDLSGEDRAYLREKLQQARDLMRALELRQSTIVRIAEVIARTQRDFLAEGVEALHPLTMRQVGEELELHETTISRAVANKYVRTPQGIFPLKFFFSAGFTSEDGAELSNRAVMEKIRELIQKEPPAKPLSDEQLAQMLKAGGIAVARRTVAKYREALGIPSSNLRRQHI
- a CDS encoding NADH-ubiquinone oxidoreductase-F iron-sulfur binding region domain-containing protein — its product is MSQAKIKKIRVGVASCGVAAGADAVLELLRSRSESVPVEGTGCLGHCYAEPMVEVVLDGGDSVFYRNVKAENGYIDNILSLGEKDRFEIPPARKAKELIKVLALAGRIDPTRFEDYVENGGYDGLKRALSMTPAEVVNEVKLSGLRGRGGGGFPTGTKWSFLAAKDTPEKILICNADEGDPGAFMDRSLMESVPHQVLEGMLIAAYATGATKLFIYCRAEYPMAIKHLKIAIAQIQEHKLNVIAGRELEIIIKEGAGAFVCGEETALIASLEGQRGTPRFRPPFPTDRGWQGHPSMINNVETFGNVPLILREGAAAFASIGTEGSKGTKLFALAGDLKNPGLVEVPMGTTLREIVFDIGGADPEKVKAVQTGGPSGGCIPVELFDTPVDYDSLKKLGAIMGSGGMIVIGKDRCMVETARYFLDFTHRESCGKCTFCRVGTTRMFETLERIVAGKGEMADLEFLEDIGPKIRMGSLCGLGQTAPNPVLATLRYYRHEYEAHVKDHQCDALQCNALVDMYLDKTNCIKCKLCIKTCPVGAISDDFVIDNDKCTRCNACKDVCPKKTIHRVKKGSEQ
- a CDS encoding FAD-dependent oxidoreductase, whose amino-acid sequence is MSIEFILDGRTVTAEPGQTILEVATANGIKIPTLCRESRISKTTSCFVCVVRDRKTGRYMPSCAAVPAPGQEIEASSPEVLDMRKTALSLLLSEHTGDCEAPCTMACPAHANVEEYVRAGRKGEFLHSLQIIKKRIPLPMSIGRVCPRFCEKDCRRNVYGEPVAINDFKRLAADLYYDEYMEELPELTGKKVAIVGAGPGGLSAAYYLRLEGIESTIFEAQPKAGGMLRYGIPEYRLPKATLDRELAHFPKMGVKFEFGRKLGENLSLDELKSKFDAVVVAVGCWKASGLRCEGEELAKQGIEFLYEVASNGNSAPNPGKVIVVGGGNTAMDCVRTSVRLGSPDVNCFYRRTEAEMPAEKIEIHEAREEGVNFHFLVAPVKVEKRNGRLVMTCRRMELGEPDASGRRKPVEIPGSEFETEADTIIAAIGQGTVVPDGIPTNRFRNVDVKENSCCFGDRLYAAGDCLSGAATVVEGVASGRQAALEIANELLGRELPVEHTVYVSRGKWQNLAKEDLVFLRDDVSEDPREQQKLISLELRKNSFKEVAATMTKEQIMHEGQRCIECSCTDKKDCKLREHGDTYGCKADAIKGKRLPVSYDIRHPSIIQDRGKCIKCGVCVKVCKEVVNRTLLSPKKRGFFTCVGTAFDKGFPDSCAECGECINACPVGALDWRIKK
- a CDS encoding 4-deoxy-4-formamido-L-arabinose-phosphoundecaprenol deformylase; translated protein: MKTIALRIDVDTCRGTGRGVPRLCGILKKHGVRGTFYFSVGPDNMGRHLWRLLKPSFLWKMLRTDAAGLYGPEIILMGTAWPGPKIGKKYADVIRSTMEAGHEIGFHAWDHHKAQAKLMKMSAAEMANELEKGLAFLAGVTGGIVRTSAAPGWRANAQLLEVKMRFPFEYNSDCRGVSPFYPVVDGKRLGQLQIPVTLPTYDEALGRDGVTNENYNDRQIGLLSEERPNVLTVHAEAEGGKCAPMFDEYLTRVIAAGYEVIPLGELAARVKDEAPEGEMELAEFPGREGVLAVQKR
- a CDS encoding complex I 24 kDa subunit family protein; its protein translation is MNQKYAFLEKVGREPSNLIKGLQAVQGVEGYVSDESIVAIADYFGIPVVEVEGVLSFYAQFKRVKPGKYKIAVCDGTACHIKGSTQVEEWLTRELGIKSGETDARGHFSLETVACLGCCSLAPVMSVNGRVYGKLDRKSMIKILKEYENK
- a CDS encoding class I SAM-dependent methyltransferase, producing MKENKYDDETFFGKYSRMARSTEGLRGAGEWHELRKLLPDFRGKRILDLGCGFGWHCQYAIEHGATSAVGIDISQKMLDEARRKFPSPAIRFLRMPIEDYDYPPEQFDAVLSSLAFHYIESFDDICRKVARTLLPGGSFVFSAEHPVFTAEGSQQWIRGDAGEPLHWPVDNYYIEGKRSAVFLGEPVAKYHRTLTAYVNGLLAAGFEITGLVEPQPEAALLDTVPGMRDELRRPMMLILSAVRKQA
- a CDS encoding MBL fold metallo-hydrolase, producing the protein MVKLSVLGSGSRGNALVLSCEEGAVIVDMGFSRKELRCRMEKLGIDPSGIRAALLTHEHDDHSKGCRVFCNELSIPLCAAGPTAAYLKRKGKLPDRVLEFEPGQDFHIAGFEISPFAVQHDAVCPVGFVIRRGGCTVGIATDLGDVNALARQRLCDCSALILESNYDAKMLRDSDRQIYLKRRILGRHGHLDNVVALKALEELLTPRTSVLMLAHLSSECNCPELVRNLFETKLRELGRTDLRFEVLSQERPVGPVDLFDHMVAEEYGYAAN